ACAAGGATAGACAAGGGACCGGGGGAAGTAAAGCCGCCATGGCGGAGAAGCTGCAGAGAGAGATTGCCGAACTGATCGGCCAGGCCCGGGGGCTGCTGCTCGATTACAGCAACCTGGGGCTCGACGACATCTGGCTGCCCGAGCCGGGAACCCTGGCGGCGGGCGGCGAGGCGAACGGAGACTGGTGCCGGAGCGTGCCGGAAACCTTGGAGACGATCCGCACCGACCTCGGGGACTGCCAGCGGTGCAAGCTCTGCCGGGAGAGGACGCAGATCGTCTTTGGCGTCGGCAACCCGCAGGCCAGGCTGGTTCTGGTCGGCGAGGCTCCGGGCCGGGAGGAGGACCGCCGGGGTGAGCCCTTCGTCGGCGAGGCAGGGCGGCTGCTCGACCGGATTCTGCTGGCGATGGGCCTGCAGCGCTCTGACGTCTACATCTGCAATGTCATCAAGTGCCGGCCCCCCGGCAACCGCGACCCGGAAGAGGATGAAGTCGCCGCCTGCGAGCCCTTTCTGCGCCGCCAGCTGAAGGTGATCGCTCCCGAGGTCATCCTCACCCTCGGCCGCTACGCGGCGCAGGCGCTTCTGCGTGACGGCTCGCCCGTTGGGCGGCTGCGCGGCAACTGGCGTACCTACCAGGACATTCCCCTGATGCCCACCTATCACCCGGCATACCTGCTGCGCAACCCGGAGAAGAAGCGCGATGTCTGGGAGGATGTGAAGCAGGTCGTCCGCCGGTTGCGAAGTTGAAACACCCCGTTGACACAACGTCCGGTTTCAGCCGGGTGGCCGGCCTGCTTATGGGGGTGAAAAACGTCATGAGCGCAGGCGAGACAAGGCGAAAACAGCCGAAGATGCGCAGTTTACAAACCAGTAAATGAGCATTTGATGCCGTTTTCAACGCCGTATCGCCAACCGTAATCGTTTTTCAATACCCTGTCAGGCGGTGAGCAGCAGCGCCAGGTCCATGACGTTGGTGCCCGTCGGGCCGGTGATGAGCAGGTCGCCGCTGGCTTGGTGAAAGCGATAGCTGTCGTTGGCGGTCAGGGTGGCCGTGGCCAGAAGGCCGGCCTTCCGGCCGCGCTCGAGGCTGGTACCGTCGACGATGGCGCCCGCGGCGTCGGTGGGGCCGTCGGTGCCGTCGGTGCCCGCGGCCAGCAGGACCATCCCCGACTCGCCGGCCATTTCGATGGCCGCGCCCAGCGCCAGTTCCTGGTTGCGTCCTCCCTTGCCGTTTCCCCTGACGCTGACCGTGGTTTCGCCGCCGGCGATCAGACAGCGACGCCCTGTCGCCCTGGCGGCCAGCGCCTGCCGCGCCAGCTCGCGGCCGGCGGTCGCCGCTTCGCCGCTCAGCGGCCGCTCCAGGATCAGGGGCTCGTAGCCGAGCCGATGGGCCGCTTCGGCGGCCGCTCGCAGCGCCTGCCGGTTGTTGGCCAGGATGTGGCAGGCGCAGCCGTCGGGAAGGTCGCCGGGCTTGGGCGTCTCCGGAATCTTGCCGGCCATTCCCTGTTGCAGATGATCGCGGACGGCGGCGGGTACCCGGTCGGTCAGCCGGTATTTTTCGAGTACGGCCATCGCCCCGGCGAAGGTGGTCGGGTCGGGGACGCCCGGTCCGGAGGCGATGGTGGCCGGATCGTCGCCGGGAACATCGGAGATGGCCAGGGTGAGCAGGCGGGCCGGCCTGGCGGCCAGGGCCAGGCGTCCTCCCTTGATGGCGGACAGATGCTTGCGTACGCTGTTGATTTCACCGATGTCGGCGCCGCTGCGCAGCAGCAGGTCGGTGACCGCCATCTTGTCTGCCAGACCGAGTCCGGTCGCCGGCAGGGGGAGCAGGGCGGAGCCGCCGCCGGACAGCAGCAACAGGAGCAGATCGTCTCGGCCCGCTGTCGCGGCCATGCGCAGCGCCCGACGCGCCGCCGCTTCGCCCCGGCCGTCAGGGACCGGGTGCGCGGCTTCGAAGGTCGCGAAGCCCTCCACCGCGCCGCCGTGCCCGTCCTTGGTGATCAGCAGGCCGGCATCGAGGCGCGGGCCGAGAAGCGACCGTATGGCGGTGGCCATGGGCAGGGCTCCCTTGCCGACCGCCAGCACCTGGAGGCGGCCGGCGGGCAGCGGGTGGCTGCTTCCCCGGATCAGCAGCCGGTCGTTTTCGATGCGCACCGCCCGCTCGATGCAGCGCGCCGGGTCGACGACGGCCAGCGCCTGCCAGAAGATGGTTTCGGCGTCCTGGCGCAGTTTCGTTTCCGGCGTCCTGTGCGTCCTGTCAGTCATGCCCTTTGCTCTCGGCGGGCAGATGGTCTATAACCTGTATGACCTGACCTCTGGCAAGTCCGGCGCGCGTTTGCCCGCGATCACGAACGCGCGCATTCAGGCATGCCCATGTTTCCACGCTCTGTTACCGTCCGTTTCCGGAGTCTTCGATGGACATCAAGCGTCTCGACCTGTTCTGCAAGGTTGTCGAACTGAAAAGTTTCACCCGCGCCGCCGCCGAAGCGGGTCTGAGTCAGCCGTCGGTGAGCGAGCATATCCGCCTGCTCGAGGAGACCGTCGGCGAAAAGCTGCTTGACCGGCTCGGCCGTCAGGTGGTGCCGACCCCGGCAGGGCAAAAGCTCTATCCCTATGCCCGCCGCATCGTCCGGCTGCGCGACGAGAGCCTGCAGGCGATGGCCGCTTTTCGCAGCGAGCTTGCCGGCGATCTGCTCATCGGCGCCAGCACCATTCCCGGGACCTACATCCTGCCGCAGGCCATCCAGCCGTTTCACGCCCACCATCCCCGGGGACGGCTGACGGTCCGCATCACCGGCAGCGAGGGGGTGCAGCAGCAGGTGATGTCCGGCGAGATCGAGCTGGGCGTCGTCGGCAGTCGCGGTTCGGACCCGCGCCGCCAGTTCGAGGCCCTGTGCGAGGACCGGCTGGTGCTGGCGGTTCCGGCCGATCATCCCTGGGCCGGCCGGGACGAGATCGCCGTCGGCGAGCTGTCGGGGCAGCCCTTCATTCGCCGGGAACCGGGTTCGGGCACCCGGCAGATGACCGAAGCCGCCCTGCGCGAGGCCGGGTTGGCCGTGGACGCTCTCGATATTGTCGCCGAGCTGGGCAGCAGCGAGGCAGTCCGCCAGGCGGTCCGTTCCGGCGCCGGCGTCGCCGTGCTCTCCCTGCATTCGGTTCGCGAGGATGTCGCCCGCGGCGAGCTGGCGGCGCTGGGCATCCGGGGAATGAAGGACCGGCGCACCATCTGGCTGATGACGCGCAGAGGGCGGCGGCTTTCGCCCCTGGCCGAGGTTTTCGCCGAACATCTGCGTCAGTGGTGCGCCGAGTGCTGCGCCAGCCTGTAACCGGGATCAGGGGGCCCGGTCCTCCAGCTCCAGCCGTTTGATCTTTTCGACCAGGGTGGTTCGGTTGATGCCGAGCAGGGCGGCGGCCCGCGCCTTGACCCCGTCCGCCCGGTCGAGGGCGTCCCGGATCAGGCTCCGCTCGATGTCGGCGATAAACGCCGGCATGTCGAGCCCTTCGTCCGGCAGGCGCAGGGAGGGGGCGTCCGCCGCCAGGTCGAGGGACGCCTTGCCGGCGATGGCCGGCGGCAGGTCGGGATAGTCGATCAGTTCGCCGTCGGTCAGGGCCACGGTTCGCTCGATGACGTTCTCCAGCTCCCGCACGTTGCCCGGCCAGTCGTGGTTTTCCAGGGCCCGCATCGCTTCCGGCGTTACCGACATCAGCGGCCGCTCCATCTCGTTGCACGTCTTCTGCAGGAAGTGCCGGACCAGCAGCGGAATGTCCTCCCTGCGCTCCCGCAGGGGGGGGAGCTGGATGGGGATGACGTTCAGCCGGTAGTAGAGGTCCTCGCGAAACCGCCCCTCCTTGACGTCCTTTTCGAGATCGGCGTTGGTGGCCGAGATCACCCGCACGTCGAGCTTGATGCGCCGGCTGCCGCCGACCCGCTCGATCTCCTGCTCCTGCAGCACCCGCAGCAGTTTCATCTGCAGGCGCTCCGGCATGGTGCCGATTTCATCGAGAAAGACCGTGCCGCCGTTGGCCATCTCGAACTTGCCCGGCTTGTCGGCCACCGCGCCGGTAAAGGCACCGCGCACATGGCCGAAAAGTTCGCTTTCGAGCAGCTCGGAGGGGATGGCGCCGCAGTTGATGGCGATGAAGGGTTTGTTGCGACGGTTGCCGTTGAAATGGATCGCCTTGGCGACCAGCTCCTTGCCGGTGCCGGATTCGCCGAGGATGAGGATGGTCGAGTCGGTGTGAACGATCTTTTCCAGCCGGGCGAAGACCTGCTGCATGGCCGGGCTGTGGCCGATGATGTTGTCGAAGCGGTACTTGCCGCGCAGCTGCTGGCGCAGGTAGAGGTTTTCGGCCACCAGCTGGCTCTTTTCCATCGCCTTGGCGACCAGGATCTTCAGCTTTTCGAAATCGACCGGTTTGGTGATGTAGTCGAAGGCGCCTTCCTTCATCGCCTCGACGGCGGTTTCGGCCGAGGCGTTGCCGGTGATGAGGATGACGTTGGTGTAGGGGGCTTCGGACTTGACTTTCTTGAGGATGTCGATGCCGCTCACGCCGGGGAGAAAGAGGTCGGTGACGACGATGGCGTAGGGAGTCCGCTGCAAAATCCGGATCGCTTCCTCGCCTGTGCCGACAGCATCGACCTGGTAGCCGGCGCCGGTGAGCAGCAGGGAGAGCGCCTCGCGGTTGTTGGGCTCGTCGTCGACAAGAAGAATCTGCGCCAGCTCTTTCATGCAACCCCTCCCGAAACAGGCCGGTCAGCCGGCGGGACAGAGGGCTGTCGGCTGATGACCAGGGTGTCATTTCATTGACGCATGTCAACTTAGCACCAAATCGGCCTCTCGGCAAGTCCTGAGCGGCGGGTCCGTTGACAGGGGAAGGCCGGTTGATAAGCTTGAAGCATGCGTTGGCTGCTAAAGCTCCCTGTGACGGGAGCCCTTTTGACGATTGTGCTCGCTGTCACCTCCGTTTGCGCCGGGGCCGCCGGTAGTGTGCGGGTGGTGAGTTGGCAGGGGGCCATCAATCCCGTGGCCGGGGATTTCATCTCGCGGCAGCTCGAACTGGCCAACCGCGAGAACCAGGCCTTCGTGCTGCTGCTCGACACCCCCGGCGGTCTCGACAGTTCCATGCGCCAGATCATCAAGGCCGAGCTGACCTCGCGGGTGCCGGTGATCGTGCATGTTCATCCGTCCGGAGCGCGCGCCGCCTCAGCCGGCGCCCTGATCACTCTGGCCGCCGATTTTGCCGTCATGGCGCCGGGAACCAACATCGGAGCCGCGCATCCCGTCACCATCGGCCCTTCGCCGGACAGCGGGAAGGAGGACGGGGTGATGGAGACCAAGGTGGTCAACGACGCAGTTGCCTACGCCCGCAGCATCGCCCAGCAGCGCGGTCGGGACGCCGACTGGGCAGAGAAGATTGTGCGCGAAAGCCTGTCGACGCCAGCCGTCGAGGCCTTGCGCCTCGGGGTGATCGACCTGGTCGCCGAATCCTACCGCCAGGCCCTGGTACAGCTCGATGGCCGCTCCTATACCCGCGGCGGCAAGCCCCTGAGCTTTGCGGGGAGCGACCTGGTTCCGGTCGAGGTCGAGATGGGCTGGCGCGACCGGATCCTGAACGTGCTGAGCAATCCGAACATCGCCTACATGCTGCTCATGCTCGGCATGCTCGGCATTTTTTTCGAAATCTCCCAGCCCGGCGTCATCCTGCCGGGGGCCATAGGCGCTATCGCTCTGCTGCTGGCCTTTTTCGGTCTGCAGACTCTGCCGGTCAATGGCGTCGGACTGCTGCTGATTCTGCTGGGCATCGTTCTTTTCCTGCTCGAGATCAAGGTCGTTTCCTACGGCATGCTTTCGGTGGGTGGCATCGTCGCGCTGGCGCTCGGCTCGCTGATGCTGATCGACAGCGACAGCCCGGCCATGCGGGTGTCGCTGCCTGTTATCGTCCTGACGGTTGCGGTTTTCAGCGGACTGTTTCTGCTGGTGCTCTTTTACGTCATCCGGGCGCAGAAAGGGCGGGTGGTTTCCGGTCTCGAGGGGATGGTCGGCGAGCGGGGAATCGCCCACGGGTCGGTGGCCCGGGGTGGCCGGGTTTTCGTCCATGGCGAATATTGGGACGCCGTCGCCGACGAGCCGGTGGGCGACGGCCAGATCGTCGAGGTGCGCGAGGTTCTGCCCGGCATGCGGCTCAGGGTGGCGCCGGTGCCGAAAGACAACGAAGAGGAAAGGAAAGGTGAGCCATGATTCCGTTCAGTCTGATTCTGTGGGCCATCCTGGTCGCCATCGTGCTGCTGATCGTCGGCAGCGCCATCAGGATTCTCTACGAATACGAGCGGGGTGTGGTCTTTCGCCTCGGCCGTTTCGCCGGGGTGCGGGGGCCGGGCCTGAAATTCATCATTCCGGTGGTCGACAAGCTGGTCAAGGTCAGCCTGCGCACCGTGGCCATGGATGTGCCGCCGCAGGATGTCATCACCCGGGACAACGTGTCGGTGAAGGTGAATGCCGTCATCTACTTTCGCGTCATGGAGCCCGACAAGGCGCTGATCGAGGTGGAGAACTATCTCTACGCCACCAGCCAGCTCGCCCAGACTACCCTGCGCAGCGTTCTCGGCCAGTCGGAGCTGGACGAACTGCTCACCCACCGCGACAAGATCAACGTCGAACTGCAGAAGATTCTCGACCGGCAGACCGACTGCTGGGGCGTCAAGGTGAGCAATGTCGAGGTCAAGCATATCGACCTGCCGACGGAGATGCAGCGGGCGATGGCGCGGCAGGCCGAGGCCGAA
This region of Geothermobacter ehrlichii genomic DNA includes:
- a CDS encoding uracil-DNA glycosylase — protein: MAEKLQREIAELIGQARGLLLDYSNLGLDDIWLPEPGTLAAGGEANGDWCRSVPETLETIRTDLGDCQRCKLCRERTQIVFGVGNPQARLVLVGEAPGREEDRRGEPFVGEAGRLLDRILLAMGLQRSDVYICNVIKCRPPGNRDPEEDEVAACEPFLRRQLKVIAPEVILTLGRYAAQALLRDGSPVGRLRGNWRTYQDIPLMPTYHPAYLLRNPEKKRDVWEDVKQVVRRLRS
- a CDS encoding glycerate kinase type-2 family protein — its product is MTDRTHRTPETKLRQDAETIFWQALAVVDPARCIERAVRIENDRLLIRGSSHPLPAGRLQVLAVGKGALPMATAIRSLLGPRLDAGLLITKDGHGGAVEGFATFEAAHPVPDGRGEAAARRALRMAATAGRDDLLLLLLSGGGSALLPLPATGLGLADKMAVTDLLLRSGADIGEINSVRKHLSAIKGGRLALAARPARLLTLAISDVPGDDPATIASGPGVPDPTTFAGAMAVLEKYRLTDRVPAAVRDHLQQGMAGKIPETPKPGDLPDGCACHILANNRQALRAAAEAAHRLGYEPLILERPLSGEAATAGRELARQALAARATGRRCLIAGGETTVSVRGNGKGGRNQELALGAAIEMAGESGMVLLAAGTDGTDGPTDAAGAIVDGTSLERGRKAGLLATATLTANDSYRFHQASGDLLITGPTGTNVMDLALLLTA
- a CDS encoding selenium metabolism-associated LysR family transcriptional regulator, which produces MDIKRLDLFCKVVELKSFTRAAAEAGLSQPSVSEHIRLLEETVGEKLLDRLGRQVVPTPAGQKLYPYARRIVRLRDESLQAMAAFRSELAGDLLIGASTIPGTYILPQAIQPFHAHHPRGRLTVRITGSEGVQQQVMSGEIELGVVGSRGSDPRRQFEALCEDRLVLAVPADHPWAGRDEIAVGELSGQPFIRREPGSGTRQMTEAALREAGLAVDALDIVAELGSSEAVRQAVRSGAGVAVLSLHSVREDVARGELAALGIRGMKDRRTIWLMTRRGRRLSPLAEVFAEHLRQWCAECCASL
- a CDS encoding sigma-54-dependent transcriptional regulator, whose translation is MKELAQILLVDDEPNNREALSLLLTGAGYQVDAVGTGEEAIRILQRTPYAIVVTDLFLPGVSGIDILKKVKSEAPYTNVILITGNASAETAVEAMKEGAFDYITKPVDFEKLKILVAKAMEKSQLVAENLYLRQQLRGKYRFDNIIGHSPAMQQVFARLEKIVHTDSTILILGESGTGKELVAKAIHFNGNRRNKPFIAINCGAIPSELLESELFGHVRGAFTGAVADKPGKFEMANGGTVFLDEIGTMPERLQMKLLRVLQEQEIERVGGSRRIKLDVRVISATNADLEKDVKEGRFREDLYYRLNVIPIQLPPLRERREDIPLLVRHFLQKTCNEMERPLMSVTPEAMRALENHDWPGNVRELENVIERTVALTDGELIDYPDLPPAIAGKASLDLAADAPSLRLPDEGLDMPAFIADIERSLIRDALDRADGVKARAAALLGINRTTLVEKIKRLELEDRAP
- a CDS encoding NfeD family protein, with protein sequence MLAVTSVCAGAAGSVRVVSWQGAINPVAGDFISRQLELANRENQAFVLLLDTPGGLDSSMRQIIKAELTSRVPVIVHVHPSGARAASAGALITLAADFAVMAPGTNIGAAHPVTIGPSPDSGKEDGVMETKVVNDAVAYARSIAQQRGRDADWAEKIVRESLSTPAVEALRLGVIDLVAESYRQALVQLDGRSYTRGGKPLSFAGSDLVPVEVEMGWRDRILNVLSNPNIAYMLLMLGMLGIFFEISQPGVILPGAIGAIALLLAFFGLQTLPVNGVGLLLILLGIVLFLLEIKVVSYGMLSVGGIVALALGSLMLIDSDSPAMRVSLPVIVLTVAVFSGLFLLVLFYVIRAQKGRVVSGLEGMVGERGIAHGSVARGGRVFVHGEYWDAVADEPVGDGQIVEVREVLPGMRLRVAPVPKDNEEERKGEP
- a CDS encoding slipin family protein translates to MIPFSLILWAILVAIVLLIVGSAIRILYEYERGVVFRLGRFAGVRGPGLKFIIPVVDKLVKVSLRTVAMDVPPQDVITRDNVSVKVNAVIYFRVMEPDKALIEVENYLYATSQLAQTTLRSVLGQSELDELLTHRDKINVELQKILDRQTDCWGVKVSNVEVKHIDLPTEMQRAMARQAEAERERRSKIIHAEGELQASEKLSQAAHIIGLETGALQLRYLQTLTEIASERNSTILFPLPIDLIKPFLDIAARQEAAAEK